The DNA window GAACGAAGTTACTTCATGGCACCTGATAGTGGCGGTGGAAAAGCATATTCCCTTCTAAGAAAAGCCTTACAGGAGTCCGGCAAAATTGGAATAGCCAAAATCATTATTCGTTCGAAGGAACAGTTAGCAATAGTTCGCGTATTTAAAGAAACACTCCTAATGGAAACCATACATTTTCCTGACGAAGTAAGAAGTGCCGCAGACGTCCCCAATATCCCTAGTGAGCAAACAGTTGTTCAAAGGGAGCTAGACACAGCCCTGCTCTTAGTGGATCAGTTAACAACTGCTTTCGACCCTGAAAAATATACAGATGAGTACCGTACAGCCTTAATGGATTTAATTGATGAGAAAAAAGCTAGTAACCAAACAGTAGCATTGAGCGAAAAACAACCAGCTGCTCCTTCTAATGTGACTGATTTAATGGCTGCCCTCCAGGCCTCTTTGGATAAAACGAAGACGAAAAAACCTCCTACAAGAAAAAGAACGGCGAAGGCAAAAACGTCTTAAAATAATAAACTAGCGACCAACTCAACAGAGAAGGTCGCTGTTTTATTCATAATATTTCAATCACCTTTTATCAATTTTTTTGACTCTTACAATCTACTTCTTTTTCCGTTTCTTCACTTCATCTTCGTAGAAGACACTGAAATTTGGGTCGATGGTACCGATATTTAAATACCTCGCTTTATAATCCCGAAGTAGCTCAAAGAATTTTTTGCTTAGTATTAAAATAACGACTAGGTTTACGAATGTAGGGATTGCCGTTGTAATATCAGCAAAATACCAAACCGCTTTTCCTGGAAGGTTATACGTTACTGCATATACAACCATTAAAAAACCTGGTACAGGGTAAAGCCACTTGAATAGAGTTAGAATTTTATATTTTAAGGTAATCTTTTTTTCTGTATTAAATACGTGCCTTAACAATATTTCATAGTACGTATACCAGCCTGTGGAAGTTGTCAATCCAAACAAAAAGATAGACACGGTAAGAATTATTCTACCGAACTCACCAATCCCAATTTCAAATGCGGACAAGGTTAATGCCGCACCATCAAGTCCAGAAGACCATACGCCTGTGATGATAATTGTAAAAGCAGTAATCGAACAGACAATAATGGTATCAACAAATACTTCTACTGATCCCCACATCCCCTGTTTTATCGGGTGATCTGTTTTCGCTGTGGAGTGAATCATCGGAGAAGTTCCCCAGCCTGCCTCATTACTATAAACAGCCCTTGCAACCCCCATCCGGATTACTTGAGCAATAACAGCACCGGTAAAACCACCGACAGCTGCCATACCGGAAAATGCACTATCGAATATTAATGCGAAAACAGGAATAATTTCAGTATAATTTTTGAAGATAATAAACAGACCTGCTATAACGTAAAACATACACATAAAAGGAACGAGTAAAGATGCAATCTCCCCAATTCGCTTAATTCCACCGTAAATAATAATATAAATAATCGTTAAATAAATGAACGAAGCGGGTATCATTCCAATATTAAATGTAGAGCTTAACGCTTCCGAAATAGTATAGTTTTGTAGCGTAATAAAAAACGTTGTAAAAATGCCGATACCAAAAAGAATGGCAGGTACTTTCCAATACTTAAAGTTCTTTTCTTCCCCAAGCCCTTTTTCCATATAGTAAGTAGGTCCGCCATATGGATTTCCTTTTTCATCCGTATTCCGGTAGTAGACGGATAATGTTACTTCTACGGTTTTTGTTATCATTCCTAGAAGAGCAGTGATCCACATCCAAAAAACTGCTCCAGGCCCACCAATTGCAATCGCTGTAGCGACACCTCCTATATTCCCTACTCCGACACTGCCACCAATCGCCGTACTTACAGCTTGAAATGGTGTTAATAGTCCTTTCGAGTCCTCGGATTTGTCTCGTTTGGAAAATACTTTTCCGAAAGTCTGTTTATAAATATGAGGTAAATAGCCGAACTGGAATAACTTACTGCCTATTGTGAAATATACACCAACAAATAAAACAGTAACAATGAGTGGTAATCCCCATAACCACCCGACAATCGTTTCAAGTATTGCATCCATTTTCTTGCCCCCCTTTAGTTTTTACGAACAATTCTCCCTACCATTATTTTCGGTACTTCACTTCTCCCCCGATAACTGTCATCTCCACATCGGTTGTCAAAAGCTCGTCAGCACTGTCCATGGAAAATGGATTACGTGACAGGACAGTCATATCGCAAAGTTTACCAATTTCGAGTGTTCCTTTGTCCATCTCCTCGTTTGTTGCGTAGGCACCTCCTAACGTAAATAATTGAACAGCCTCGTACATCGATAATCTTTCTTGCTCATTGAAACCGTTGTGAATATCCCCATGTTTCTTTCGTGTTACAGCAGCATGAATACCAAGCAGTGGATTTAGTGGCTCAATCGGGGCATCAGAACCTCCTGCACACCATACACCAGCTTGAAGAAGTTTTTTAAACGGATAAGAATAATTTGATCTATCTTCACCTAATCTATCAACAATCCAAGGATAATCACTTGGAACAAATTTGGGTTGAATGTCAGCAATACGATGAGGATTCTTAAGTCTACTAATCAATTCTTCATTCAAAACAGAAACATGGATGAGCCTATCACGATGTCTAACAGGTTCAAATTGATCTAATGCATCTAACACATTTGTTAAAGCTTGATCTCCAATGGTATGAATTGCAACTGGCATTTTATATTCTCTTACCACTTGAATCATTCGATATATTTCCTCATTGTTATACATGGCATTTCCGAAATTTCCTGGGTCGTCTTCGTATGTCTTTGAAAGAAGAGCTGTACGCCCCCCTAAAGCACCATCCGCATAAAACTTAATTGCTCCAATCATTACCTTGTTATTTCCATAGCCAGCAAACATTCCAGAGCTTTTCAGTTCGTCCAAATAGGTATAGTCTATTAAAAGGTTACTTCTCGGACCAATTCCTTCTTGGTTTACTAGCTCATCGAATAGTTTATAAGTTTGATTTGCACCATCTAAATAATTCGGATCATTTGTGTGAATACCCGTTAAGCCGAGGCGAACAGCGTCATCGAGTGCCGTTTTTACTGCACTTTTTAACTGATTGTAATTCTTTTTAGGGATATGTTTTGTAACAATATTTGAAGCAGTCTCCAATAACAGACCGGTAGGTTTTTTTGTAGTAGGTTCTAAGACGACAGTACCACCATATGGAATTGCCATATTGGAGTGATATCCGCATTGTGCTAGCGCTCTGCTATTGACCAAAAATGCATGTCCGCATATTCTTGGCAAGAAAAGAGGAGAAAAAGGAGCGACATAATCAAGTTCTTCTATAGTTGGAATTCGTTTATCCGGAAAAATATTTTCATCCCATCCACGACCTAATATCCATTCATCAGGATGTATGGATGCAGCCTTCCCTCTAACTGCAGCCAATAGTTTATCTCTTGACTTTACACCAGTAAGATCTAACTCTTGCGAATTAATGCCTACACTCGAAATGTGGAGGTGACTATCTATTAAACCTGGAAGGACGGTTCTCCCTTCTAAGTCAATAATTGTTGTTCCATTTCTCCCCCATTGAAGAAGCATATCTTCGTTATTGCCTATCTCAACGATTCTTTCATTACTTGTAACAATAGATTGTGCCATAGGTTCGTTAGGATTCATCGTATAAATATTGCCATTGATATAGATGGTTTTCAAAGTCAATTACTCTCCTTTTATTTCTA is part of the Psychrobacillus sp. FSL H8-0483 genome and encodes:
- a CDS encoding amidohydrolase, whose product is MNPNEPMAQSIVTSNERIVEIGNNEDMLLQWGRNGTTIIDLEGRTVLPGLIDSHLHISSVGINSQELDLTGVKSRDKLLAAVRGKAASIHPDEWILGRGWDENIFPDKRIPTIEELDYVAPFSPLFLPRICGHAFLVNSRALAQCGYHSNMAIPYGGTVVLEPTTKKPTGLLLETASNIVTKHIPKKNYNQLKSAVKTALDDAVRLGLTGIHTNDPNYLDGANQTYKLFDELVNQEGIGPRSNLLIDYTYLDELKSSGMFAGYGNNKVMIGAIKFYADGALGGRTALLSKTYEDDPGNFGNAMYNNEEIYRMIQVVREYKMPVAIHTIGDQALTNVLDALDQFEPVRHRDRLIHVSVLNEELISRLKNPHRIADIQPKFVPSDYPWIVDRLGEDRSNYSYPFKKLLQAGVWCAGGSDAPIEPLNPLLGIHAAVTRKKHGDIHNGFNEQERLSMYEAVQLFTLGGAYATNEEMDKGTLEIGKLCDMTVLSRNPFSMDSADELLTTDVEMTVIGGEVKYRK
- a CDS encoding Ku protein, with the translated sequence MHTVWKGSISFGLVNIPIKLHTATENKDIKLRQLHKECHTPISYEKVCEGCKKEVQNEDIVKAYEYSKNKFVVLDEEELERLKKENEDKAVEIIDFVKLEEIDPIYFERSYFMAPDSGGGKAYSLLRKALQESGKIGIAKIIIRSKEQLAIVRVFKETLLMETIHFPDEVRSAADVPNIPSEQTVVQRELDTALLLVDQLTTAFDPEKYTDEYRTALMDLIDEKKASNQTVALSEKQPAAPSNVTDLMAALQASLDKTKTKKPPTRKRTAKAKTS
- a CDS encoding sodium:alanine symporter family protein, translated to MDAILETIVGWLWGLPLIVTVLFVGVYFTIGSKLFQFGYLPHIYKQTFGKVFSKRDKSEDSKGLLTPFQAVSTAIGGSVGVGNIGGVATAIAIGGPGAVFWMWITALLGMITKTVEVTLSVYYRNTDEKGNPYGGPTYYMEKGLGEEKNFKYWKVPAILFGIGIFTTFFITLQNYTISEALSSTFNIGMIPASFIYLTIIYIIIYGGIKRIGEIASLLVPFMCMFYVIAGLFIIFKNYTEIIPVFALIFDSAFSGMAAVGGFTGAVIAQVIRMGVARAVYSNEAGWGTSPMIHSTAKTDHPIKQGMWGSVEVFVDTIIVCSITAFTIIITGVWSSGLDGAALTLSAFEIGIGEFGRIILTVSIFLFGLTTSTGWYTYYEILLRHVFNTEKKITLKYKILTLFKWLYPVPGFLMVVYAVTYNLPGKAVWYFADITTAIPTFVNLVVILILSKKFFELLRDYKARYLNIGTIDPNFSVFYEDEVKKRKKK